CACGTCGCGGGTTTGGGTCAGGGACGGATGCGTTGAAAGCTAAGAGCAATGAATTTTTCAAGCGGTTCGAGAATCGTAAAGAACTTATCTTGAGATCCATCAATTTTGAGTAAAACTATCCTGAGTCAGAGTGCAATCTGACTCAACTCCTGTGTCAGAAGCTTACTTTATCGGTTCCGGGTGTCCTCACACAGTCGCTGATACCAAGACTACAATTGTTGTAATGCGACGGGTCGAAGTGGATGATTGGTCTCTAGTTTGAGCAAGTCTGCGATCGCTTTTCGCTGCATTGACCCACGGCTCAGCAACCTTAACCATAGTGTTTCTAGCGTTTCTGGCAGTTCGCGAGTGCAGACAATTGTTGTACAGTACACTGGCGGTAGCTCGTAAAGACCTGCGATAGGGCGACAAGACACTGTTGCTCCCCATCCTTCCAGTTGTTGATTTGTCATCTGCGGAACGATCACGAGCAACCGTCGATCGCACTTTAACACTTCATCTTCGGACTCATCCTTGTTGTCGATTAGAGTTTCTTCATCGACCGGAATGATGCTGCTGTTTGGGCGCATCTATTAGTTGGGGGAGTACAACGAAAGCGATAAATTTTCATTAGAGAACAAAGAGTCAAATCGCTGATTCGTCCAAGCTAACCGGAGATGAAGCAGATGGTTGAATCCGTCTTCACTCCATCGCATCCCTGCTCCCTTAAAGCGCTGTTGAATCATCCATTTACAAGCACTCTCAACCATGCCACTGCCAATGGGCAAGCCCATCTGCTTAAAGGAGCGATACTGAATGTGGTCAAGGTGGAGCTTTAAGTAATCTCGCACTTGGCGCAAAATTGGTTTGGTTGCTTCGGCAGTATTCTTAGACTTGCTCAACCAGTCGAGTTCTTTAATAATACCTTTGCCGAATCCGTGGCGCAACCGATGACGTAAGCTAGCAAACCACTGCTGAGGCGTTCTGTGTGGATTGCCATCTTGATAGACGCTTGCTGCTTGCCACAAATGTTGTGCCGCATGATAGAAATCTAAAATACCAACAGCCCCAATCGGCGCAAAGCATTCGCGGTAGAGTCGCCAAAAGCCCCGTGCACCATCGGAGATCCAAACGACTTGTGAGGCTGTGATCATCCCCTGCTTGAGTGCTTCGAGTTGAAGACGAGGTTTTAAGTGATTAATGTCTCCGAGGCTTGCCACAACGCGCCTCTGGTGTAATTGCGTTCTCGTTGCCTCTGTTCTAGTCTGATAGTTGCCGAGACGAGCTAAGAGCGCGACTTTCACCTCTCGCCATACAATTTTGCCTTTCGGGGTCTTAGCCTGTGGGCGAAACGGGACTGTGACCCCATCAGCAGCAATCATCAAAGGCATCGTTAAGAGCGGTGCATCTAGCGTTTCTGTTTGAATTGGCTGTCCCTCGCCTAACTGCTGAAGTTGCAATTCCAAGTTTTCGTTAGCTTGTTGTCCAGCAGATTGCACCCAGTTCCAAATCGTATCATCACTGACTTGAATGCCACTCAACTGCTGAAGCATCCAAGCGGTAAGTTCAAAGGGCAAACATACTGCTAGCAAACATCCGAGTCGCATTAACTCGACTGATGTTTGTTGATAAGCATTAATGCCAAGAACCTGATCAAAAGGAGTACTCTGGCTGCCTCGACACCTACGAGGGCAGCGTCCAACTCGACGTTTCCACTCGACCCAACCAACTAAGGTAAGAATTCGGCGGTTGGCAAATCCTTTGCTCACCAATCGAGCTTGGCAGACAGGGCAAGCCTGCCATTCAACTGAAATAGCAGCTTGCTCCTGTAGTTGATGTTCTAGGATTGTTCTAGCTAACCAAATTCCCATTTGCCAAGCAACTAGCACCTGTTCAACCAATGTTACCTTAGCCTTGAGAATGTTGCATAACTGTTGCCAATCCGGGTCATCTGGCAGCAGTTGTTCAATTGAACCTTGCATAGAAGTCATTTTGATTGCTCCTAATCATTTAGATTGGTAGCGATGGATTTAGGCAACCTGAAAGGTTGTAATTTGCTCATCAACTTGGTTGTACTTCAATCAACTTAAGCCTATTAGAACTAGCTCTGGAAAAGAGCTAGAGAGATTGTTTGACCTGACATTGATTAATGATTCTCAGATGCCCCACGTCCCCAACATTCGCGCTCCGCCACATCGGGCATGAACGTAGCGTTGACTGCGAATTGGTCATACACTCGTTGGTAAATGCGCCACTGAGCATCGGTCTTGCGTAGACTGTCAATCACAACGGCATGTCCAATGATTCGGGGTAGGCTAGAGTCTTCGCGCCCTTAGGTGTTGAATAACTCTATACTGATCAGGTAGCTCGCCGCCTCCGCCTCATTATCGCCAACTCGCCGTGTCACGATGTTGAGTGCGTGATGCCGTTTCCCATCGAAACCAACTGAGAATTTCTGAAGAAAAGCGATGAATGCCTCCAACCCTTCCGTGTTGCCTGCTGGATGAATCTGTACAAAATCTTCAGTGCAAATTTGGTGTAGCGCGTCGTAATCGCGTGTGTCTTCGACCAGGTACACTCTTGTAACCAATTCGTGAATTTCAATTCGGTCTGCGGCATCTAGAGGTGTCGCACTCAACGGCTTGACAAATCGGTCTGGAATATTAGTGCGTTCGTGCATGACAAGTTTACTCCTGTATTATCAGTAGGGTTAATCTAAGTACAGGACAAAAATTGTAGAACTTGCATAAACTCGCTCATCTTTTCATTCAAGTTGAGTACAATGTGACGGAGATGATCGAAGCCATAGCGAAAGATACTTTTGGCTTTGCGACCATGCTCTTTGAGCTTGAGCGGTGTGTGTTGATGCAACCACTCTCCAACTAAGAACGCCCAGCACAAGGCTAATGAGAGCAGCGCGAGTAGCTTGCTCAATCGCTCGGCATCGGTCAGGTGGGTCGATTCCAAGCAGAAGCCACGGGTCTTGAAAATGCCGAATAGCGTTTCAATTGCCCAACGCTTGGCGTAATCGGCAATCGCAGACTTGGGAGCGCTTTGAGTGGCAACGACAAGGAGTTCGCCATCGGCTAAACGGGTTGCCGCAATGTAAACCCAATGTCCCCACAGACGACGCTTGTGCCGCAGAATCTTCGTCTGACCGATTTGCACATCAGCAAAGAGAGTCCGAACCTTGCGACTGATGCGACCATCACTAAGCTTGTGATTTTCGCGAATCCGAATGCGAAATCGGGTGAGGGGGTCTTGCAAGAGATAGCCAAACCAAGCTTTGCCGATAAACTCTCGGTCTGCGGTGAGACAGGCAACTTCGCGATCTCCAAAGCGTTCAAGAAACTGATTGAACAGTTCCATGCGTTCAGTACTGTTTGAGTTGCCTCGCTTATCGAGACAACACCAGACCAATGGAAATGCGACTCCGTCATGGACGACTCCCAGCATCAGGATGTTGAACACACAAGTGCCAAACTGCCAATCGGTTCGGTCTATCGATAGCACCCACGGTTCTGGAATTGCCATCAGGGCGACAACGGCTTGGGCGATCTCGACATAGTCCATCTCGTAGTCTCGAAAAAACCGTTGCAGTCGCTTGTAATGAGAATCTGTCTGAGTCTTGCCACTGAAGGCAGTTGAGAGTTCGCTAAAGTTGACAGTCTTGACCCGAAACAACGCAATCAGAAAGGCGGCAACAAAGCTCAATCTTGCACCGTGCCAAGCGAGGTGGGGACGCAATTTTTCTCGAAGTGCAGTAACCCGATTCATAGGGGTTTCGTGTTTTGGAATGTGGTAATTCTCATGAAATCCCGCCCCGTCAACTATTTGCAAGTTTTTGTCCCGTACTTAGGAATTCTCCATACAACGAGTTGCACAATTTTTCGAGATGCTTCGCAGAATTCCTGCAAAAGATATTCTATTAGAAAATTTGCTTTGCAGAATTCTGAGGGATCGCTGCATAAAGAGATTATAGAAGAACCCACTAAACAAATAGGAGGTGTTGCTAGGTCTCAAATGTCTATTACTAGAAACTCACGGAGTATCAGTCACAGTCCTAGAAGTACGCGATCGCACTGTTGGTCGCGTTCATACTCTAGACGACGTTCCTGTCACCGAAGGGGGAGAACAGGGATTTAATGAGTTGCTTGCAAATGCCCGTGAAGTCGGTAAATCAGCACCGAAGTTCTGGCGCGCGTCAGCTCGTAAAGTGCATTCCTGACCTGGGTATTTTACGAATTCATTAGAATAGGCATTTCGGCACTTATTGTTCAAAAACTGTGTCTAAATCATAAAGCAGCGTTGAACTTCAAATTAATTATCAGGGTATTTTTCATTCTGCAATACTTTCACGTTAGCAAATCTTTTACAAGAAGACAAAAAATGAAACAACAACAGGGATCGACGAATCCCAAAGCAAATCGGCGAATGCGGGTCGGGGCAATGACAAAAGTGATGCTGGTTGGTGCGATCGCGCTTGTCTGTATTAATCGAGCTGTTGCAGGAAGTGAAGCCAACCCAGTATCCGCACACCTGCGGCAACCGTCAGCAGAAGCTAAGCAAGATTTGGGCGTTGCGGGTCAGGAGCAGAAAGCTGATGGCGTGAAATTGCAAAATAGCTGGAATTCTGCTTCTGTGTATGTCCTCGGCTTTAGCCCAGATGGACAAATTATCGCCTCTGGGGGTGAGATGAATGGCACCGTCAAACTGTGGAATCGAGACGGCACATTGATCAAGACGCTGAAGGGACATACTTGGGCTGTGAAAAGTATTAGCTTCAGCCCGGATGGACAAACACTCGCCTCTGCAAGTGAGGATGATACGATCAAACTGTGGAATCGAGACGGCACAGTGATTAAGACGTTGAAAGGACATACTGACGCTGTGAGAAGTGTCAGCTTCAGCCCGGATGGACAAATACTCGCCTCTGGAGGCGATGATGAGGATAATACGATCAAGCTGTGGAAGCGAGACGGCACACTAATTAAGACATTGAAGGGACATACTCAAGGGTTGAGAAGTGTCAGCTTCAGCCCAGATGGACAAACACTCGCCTCTGGAAGTCAAGATAGCACGATCAAGTTGTGGAAGCGCGATGGCACACTGATCACTACGATCGACAACCGCGTAGATGCTGTAGAGGGTGACAACGTTCGTTTGGCTCGTGTGTTCAGTGTGAGCTTCAGCCCGGACGGACAGATTATCGCCTCTGGGAGTAATGGGGGTGCGGTCAAGCTATGGAAGCGAGACGGAACGCTGATTACTGCACTAAAGGCACACAAGAGTTTGGTGACTAATGTGAGTTTCAGTCCGAATGGACAAATCTTCGCCTCCAGTTCTACAGATAGCGCCATCAAGCTATGGAGGCGAGACGGAACGCTGATCACCACGCTGAGTCCAGTCAGTTTTATTGTATCGGGTCTAAGTTTCAGCCCAAATGGAGAATTTCTCGCCTCTGGTAGTAATTTCGCTGAGTCGTTTGGTGAACGATCGGTTAATCTGTGGGATTTGAGCGGGATTAGGTTGCAAAGATAACGGAATGAGCGGAGCTAATTTTCTGCTAACTCGATCTAAAGAGCTTCTCAAAATACTTTAATCAAAAGCTTTGAAAGCAGTGAGAAAAGACGATGTGGGCTGTTTTGCTCCGCTGCTTCGTCGTCCCTTCTACGAACTGAACAATGCTAGAATTGCACCCTTTACGTGCTTGTTTGCAAAGAACAAATCGTTAACGATTCAAGCCAAAACGCTTGCCAAATTGTCGAACGATTGGCTATTTCAGACCTTCGCCCGAAGAAGTTCCGAAGCTTGCAGATAGAGAGTATGTACCTTGAGTAAGACAATGAGCCTCGTTCAGTTTGCTAAC
This sequence is a window from Leptolyngbya sp. NIES-2104. Protein-coding genes within it:
- a CDS encoding ISKra4 family transposase; the protein is MQGSIEQLLPDDPDWQQLCNILKAKVTLVEQVLVAWQMGIWLARTILEHQLQEQAAISVEWQACPVCQARLVSKGFANRRILTLVGWVEWKRRVGRCPRRCRGSQSTPFDQVLGINAYQQTSVELMRLGCLLAVCLPFELTAWMLQQLSGIQVSDDTIWNWVQSAGQQANENLELQLQQLGEGQPIQTETLDAPLLTMPLMIAADGVTVPFRPQAKTPKGKIVWREVKVALLARLGNYQTRTEATRTQLHQRRVVASLGDINHLKPRLQLEALKQGMITASQVVWISDGARGFWRLYRECFAPIGAVGILDFYHAAQHLWQAASVYQDGNPHRTPQQWFASLRHRLRHGFGKGIIKELDWLSKSKNTAEATKPILRQVRDYLKLHLDHIQYRSFKQMGLPIGSGMVESACKWMIQQRFKGAGMRWSEDGFNHLLHLRLAWTNQRFDSLFSNENLSLSLYSPN
- a CDS encoding nuclear transport factor 2 family protein, which codes for MHERTNIPDRFVKPLSATPLDAADRIEIHELVTRVYLVEDTRDYDALHQICTEDFVQIHPAGNTEGLEAFIAFLQKFSVGFDGKRHHALNIVTRRVGDNEAEAASYLISIELFNT
- a CDS encoding IS4 family transposase, which produces MNRVTALREKLRPHLAWHGARLSFVAAFLIALFRVKTVNFSELSTAFSGKTQTDSHYKRLQRFFRDYEMDYVEIAQAVVALMAIPEPWVLSIDRTDWQFGTCVFNILMLGVVHDGVAFPLVWCCLDKRGNSNSTERMELFNQFLERFGDREVACLTADREFIGKAWFGYLLQDPLTRFRIRIRENHKLSDGRISRKVRTLFADVQIGQTKILRHKRRLWGHWVYIAATRLADGELLVVATQSAPKSAIADYAKRWAIETLFGIFKTRGFCLESTHLTDAERLSKLLALLSLALCWAFLVGEWLHQHTPLKLKEHGRKAKSIFRYGFDHLRHIVLNLNEKMSEFMQVLQFLSCT
- a CDS encoding WD40 repeat domain-containing protein yields the protein MKQQQGSTNPKANRRMRVGAMTKVMLVGAIALVCINRAVAGSEANPVSAHLRQPSAEAKQDLGVAGQEQKADGVKLQNSWNSASVYVLGFSPDGQIIASGGEMNGTVKLWNRDGTLIKTLKGHTWAVKSISFSPDGQTLASASEDDTIKLWNRDGTVIKTLKGHTDAVRSVSFSPDGQILASGGDDEDNTIKLWKRDGTLIKTLKGHTQGLRSVSFSPDGQTLASGSQDSTIKLWKRDGTLITTIDNRVDAVEGDNVRLARVFSVSFSPDGQIIASGSNGGAVKLWKRDGTLITALKAHKSLVTNVSFSPNGQIFASSSTDSAIKLWRRDGTLITTLSPVSFIVSGLSFSPNGEFLASGSNFAESFGERSVNLWDLSGIRLQR